One Deltaproteobacteria bacterium genomic region harbors:
- a CDS encoding tetratricopeptide repeat protein, whose amino-acid sequence MVLNWNHAEQEDSANVTGDKAQKSGTKTWIVRDRDGKIYGPFNTDQVLVQIDRGYFMGGEDVALYPGGKWIPISNAPEFYDRLLDALSQESADKAAEKNLERKKPDRANHKNVGAQNDDRSGMGQNQNTNQKGGATDAKTEKSGDPGNALAVTRPAAPIEIQNNLPAIANRGKQNQDLPAVIELTDLKKLENLEDEAEEEKRSPLPIVLVLLGLAAAAVVFFQEEIFGPAQTTAGRIRLIAPRKNQAEMPIEKIKDKYRRAIAAFQTDLFSGYQRAQSELVEVVEGLPKDPEKAAETVEVYSTLCLSYRELWPYSYQDAQDMRVLREVLQDAKRLDPAGLHGATCEAVQLLLAGRYREADQLAASRLEEEGQAPVLFEMRADAYLSVRDNSNAAIYFERARLLWPAWQKIAVGEARARTRAKNFGQAMTLYRGVIQQVPTHPVAKIELGLIEFKEFDKQDQAIQLLSSALNGDEKIPRTVESAGWLGMAEIALRRNQRKLATEHARKAYGLNTGSIEARDFLSKLAGEAEVKGTKVAARELVFLGDQHAKSGDCFQAQAEYKAAFDAEPKNGVAAMKAGKCLWQLNQSAEAIEWMKKAIFAEPKLSAAYVELADYFALRYDYQSAFKILQRIQQQQPNNYEVMRGYALVELRRNNFEGAVQYGNRALKLYGTDLDTFLLMAKAHFGLKQLAEAQSFAQKTLEIDGGNVEAHSLLGKIEAGIRGVEQGAAYLTKLMNQIVLSRGAAVPPAAIAYRVALAEIYMYDDKLPEAEQAARQAVSLDPNSKEALVTLGRILQGQAKVRDSLEMYLKAAVLDPADADPIFYAGHVYIEVGKFADAIAQFQRVLKVNPRYPRAHASLGRAYLRQNQFQEALNEAKNERDMNPELGEAYLLAGDSFYGLRQYSNCTSEYQKAISKGAKSANVLVKMARCARLSGSSESAQSYLREAQSLESGNPEVYKEQGALFHGKGQADEAIAAYDTYLRLVPSADDKAEIEDRIRKVQSGDFNVEGP is encoded by the coding sequence TTGGTACTGAATTGGAACCACGCCGAACAAGAGGATAGCGCGAACGTGACGGGCGACAAGGCTCAAAAATCAGGAACCAAAACTTGGATTGTCCGGGATCGTGACGGGAAAATTTATGGTCCCTTCAACACCGATCAAGTTCTTGTTCAAATTGATCGCGGCTATTTCATGGGCGGCGAAGACGTCGCGCTTTATCCGGGTGGCAAGTGGATTCCGATTTCGAACGCGCCGGAGTTTTACGACCGCCTGTTGGATGCGCTCTCTCAGGAATCTGCCGACAAGGCTGCCGAAAAAAATCTCGAACGGAAGAAGCCCGATCGTGCGAACCACAAGAATGTAGGCGCTCAGAACGACGATCGCTCGGGCATGGGTCAAAACCAGAACACTAACCAAAAAGGCGGCGCGACCGATGCGAAAACGGAGAAGTCTGGAGATCCCGGCAACGCACTTGCTGTCACGAGACCGGCTGCGCCGATTGAAATTCAAAACAATCTTCCCGCAATTGCAAACCGTGGAAAGCAAAATCAAGATCTTCCGGCCGTCATCGAGCTCACCGATCTAAAAAAGCTAGAAAATCTTGAAGACGAAGCGGAAGAAGAAAAGCGCTCACCGCTGCCGATTGTCTTGGTGCTTTTGGGACTGGCCGCTGCGGCAGTCGTATTTTTTCAAGAGGAAATTTTTGGTCCTGCCCAAACGACCGCAGGTCGAATTCGCTTGATCGCACCTAGAAAAAATCAAGCCGAGATGCCGATCGAGAAAATCAAAGACAAATATCGTCGCGCGATTGCTGCGTTTCAGACGGATCTTTTTAGCGGCTATCAACGGGCGCAAAGTGAGCTAGTTGAGGTCGTCGAAGGCCTGCCGAAAGATCCCGAAAAAGCTGCCGAAACAGTGGAAGTCTATTCGACTCTCTGTTTGTCCTACCGCGAACTCTGGCCCTATTCCTATCAAGATGCGCAAGACATGAGGGTTTTGCGAGAGGTTTTGCAAGACGCCAAGCGCTTGGATCCTGCTGGCCTCCACGGTGCAACTTGCGAGGCGGTTCAACTTCTCCTCGCGGGTCGATATCGCGAAGCGGATCAGCTTGCAGCAAGTCGATTAGAGGAAGAGGGGCAGGCCCCCGTGCTTTTTGAAATGCGGGCCGACGCGTATTTAAGTGTCCGCGACAATTCGAATGCCGCGATCTATTTCGAACGAGCACGGCTGCTGTGGCCGGCCTGGCAGAAAATCGCAGTTGGCGAAGCGCGCGCGCGGACAAGAGCAAAAAACTTTGGTCAGGCGATGACGCTTTACCGCGGCGTCATTCAACAGGTCCCTACTCATCCTGTGGCGAAAATCGAACTTGGGTTGATTGAGTTCAAAGAGTTCGACAAACAAGACCAAGCGATTCAGCTTCTTTCGTCGGCTCTGAATGGGGACGAAAAAATCCCGCGCACCGTCGAGTCTGCGGGTTGGTTGGGTATGGCCGAAATTGCTCTTCGACGAAATCAACGAAAGCTGGCGACCGAGCACGCGCGAAAAGCTTACGGTCTAAATACAGGAAGCATTGAAGCTCGCGATTTTTTGTCGAAGTTAGCGGGTGAAGCCGAAGTCAAGGGAACAAAAGTTGCCGCGCGAGAGCTGGTGTTCCTCGGTGATCAACATGCCAAATCCGGCGATTGTTTTCAGGCACAAGCGGAATATAAAGCGGCGTTCGATGCGGAACCAAAAAACGGCGTTGCTGCAATGAAAGCCGGAAAGTGTCTTTGGCAGTTGAACCAATCGGCAGAAGCCATCGAGTGGATGAAAAAAGCAATTTTTGCGGAGCCCAAGCTATCGGCCGCCTATGTCGAACTCGCAGACTATTTCGCTCTTCGCTATGACTATCAATCTGCGTTTAAAATTTTGCAGCGGATTCAGCAACAGCAACCCAACAACTATGAGGTTATGCGTGGGTATGCTCTAGTTGAACTTCGCCGAAACAATTTTGAAGGAGCCGTTCAATATGGCAATCGGGCACTTAAACTTTACGGCACAGATCTAGATACATTTCTGTTGATGGCCAAAGCGCATTTCGGTCTAAAGCAGTTAGCAGAGGCGCAGTCGTTCGCGCAAAAAACATTGGAAATCGATGGCGGAAACGTTGAGGCGCACAGTCTTCTAGGAAAAATCGAAGCCGGAATTCGCGGCGTCGAGCAGGGCGCAGCATATCTGACCAAGCTAATGAACCAGATTGTACTTTCGCGGGGTGCGGCTGTGCCGCCGGCCGCAATCGCTTACCGTGTGGCACTGGCAGAAATCTATATGTATGACGATAAGCTTCCCGAAGCCGAGCAAGCGGCGAGACAGGCCGTTTCATTGGACCCCAACAGCAAAGAAGCGCTCGTGACATTGGGAAGAATTCTTCAGGGCCAAGCAAAGGTCCGCGACTCATTAGAAATGTACTTGAAGGCGGCGGTTTTAGATCCCGCAGACGCAGATCCGATTTTTTATGCCGGCCATGTTTATATTGAAGTGGGAAAATTCGCCGATGCAATTGCTCAATTTCAGCGAGTACTGAAAGTGAATCCGCGGTACCCGCGGGCACATGCGTCGTTAGGCCGCGCCTACTTGAGGCAAAATCAGTTTCAAGAAGCGCTCAATGAAGCGAAAAATGAACGCGATATGAATCCCGAACTTGGCGAAGCGTACTTGCTAGCGGGTGATTCGTTTTACGGATTACGCCAGTACTCGAACTGCACAAGTGAATATCAAAAAGCGATTTCAAAAGGTGCAAAGAGTGCGAACGTTCTTGTGAAAATGGCTCGCTGCGCGCGTCTTAGCGGGTCATCAGAGTCGGCGCAGTCTTATTTGCGAGAGGCCCAGTCGCTGGAAAGTGGAAACCCTGAAGTTTACAAAGAACAAGGCGCGCTTTTCCATGGCAAGGGTCAAGCAGACGAGGCAATTGCGGCGTACGATACTTATTTGCGATTGGTGCCGAGTGCCGATGACAAAGCAGAAATTGAAGATCGAATTCGAAAAGTTCAGTCGGGTGATTTCAACGTTGAAGGACCATAA